The Streptomyces albofaciens JCM 4342 genome has a segment encoding these proteins:
- the sph gene encoding sphingomyelin phosphodiesterase: MPHRSPRRFHGAVSATALAAALAATTLVATAPAASAATAPAAVPALKVLSYNTFLMSKSLYPNWGQDHRAKAITEAEFFRGQDVVVLQEAFDNSSSDALTSAAAARYPYQTPVVGRSKSGWDATGGAYSATTPEDGGVTVLSAWPVIRKEQYVFKDACGSDYWSNKGFAYAVLNVRGAKVHVVGTHTQSTDPGCKAGEAAAVRSKQFKEIDAFLDAKRIPADEQVLVAGDVNVDSRGPEFSAMLADAGLVAADARTGHPYSFDTRDNSLAKYRYPDDPREDLDHVLHRAGHARPATWRNEVVKEESAPWTVSSWGKEYTYTNLSDHYPLVAG; the protein is encoded by the coding sequence ATGCCGCACCGCAGCCCCCGCCGCTTCCACGGCGCCGTGTCCGCCACAGCGCTGGCCGCCGCACTGGCCGCGACCACGCTCGTCGCCACGGCCCCCGCGGCGTCGGCCGCCACGGCCCCGGCCGCCGTTCCCGCGCTGAAAGTGCTCTCGTACAACACCTTCCTCATGAGCAAGAGCCTCTACCCGAACTGGGGGCAGGACCACCGGGCCAAGGCGATCACCGAAGCGGAATTCTTCCGCGGTCAGGATGTCGTCGTGCTCCAGGAGGCCTTCGACAATTCCTCGTCGGACGCGCTCACATCAGCGGCCGCGGCGCGGTATCCGTATCAGACGCCGGTCGTCGGCCGCAGCAAGAGCGGCTGGGACGCCACCGGCGGCGCGTATTCCGCCACCACTCCGGAGGACGGCGGTGTCACCGTCCTCAGCGCGTGGCCGGTGATCCGCAAGGAGCAGTACGTCTTCAAGGACGCGTGCGGCTCCGACTACTGGTCCAACAAAGGCTTCGCCTATGCGGTGCTGAACGTGCGCGGCGCCAAGGTGCACGTGGTCGGCACGCACACCCAGTCCACCGACCCGGGCTGCAAGGCGGGGGAAGCGGCGGCGGTCCGCTCGAAGCAGTTCAAGGAGATCGACGCCTTTCTGGACGCCAAGCGCATTCCGGCGGACGAACAGGTGCTGGTCGCCGGTGACGTGAATGTGGACAGCCGCGGCCCCGAATTCTCCGCGATGCTCGCCGACGCCGGCCTCGTGGCGGCCGACGCGCGCACCGGCCACCCGTATTCCTTCGACACCCGGGACAACTCCCTGGCGAAATACCGCTACCCGGACGACCCGCGCGAGGACCTCGACCACGTGCTGCACCGCGCCGGACACGCCCGGCCCGCCACCTGGCGCAACGAGGTCGTCAAGGAGGAGAGCGCGCCGTGGACCGTGTCGAGCTGGGGCAAGGAGTACACGTACACCAACCTCTCCGACCACTATCCGCTGGTGGCGGGCTGA
- a CDS encoding MFS transporter, producing MTELTADPRAAAARPAPIPPHPGALLTVLLSAWFMAQFDFFVVNVAAPSLEHDLHTGPAALELIVGGYAFAYASGMITGGRLGDLFGHRRTFVAGLLAFAVTSLLCGIAVSPAQLVGARLLQGFAGAVMVPQVLATITASFPAHARGRAMAWYGVAGGSASVAGQVLGGLLLDADVLGLGWRVLFLVNVPVGVVAAALAVRYLPAVRPARRARLDLPGAGGVALTLGLVLVPLAMGRTAGWPAWTWLCLGAAVPVGAATVYWQRVLAARGGAPVLDLSLFREGSYLAGVVAQAAFMAYWASLMFTLTLLLQGGYGLGPFEAGLAFAPTGVCFAGSSLLSRPLVQRYGLRVLQLGSVVTVTGLSALTLVLALRPDRGALLWVVLTMAVAGVGNGLTFPQLIGASLVRVPARRAGTGAGVLTTAQQFGGAAGVAILGTAFFALAGPAPDTAGHARAAMWTTLVSVVLTCVVTVLTVVLRRAADRAAREDKAADG from the coding sequence GTGACCGAGTTGACCGCTGACCCACGGGCCGCCGCCGCACGGCCCGCCCCGATACCACCGCACCCCGGTGCGCTGCTCACCGTTCTGCTGTCCGCGTGGTTCATGGCGCAGTTCGACTTCTTCGTCGTCAACGTCGCCGCTCCTTCACTGGAACACGACCTGCACACGGGGCCCGCCGCCCTGGAACTGATCGTCGGCGGCTATGCCTTCGCCTACGCCAGCGGCATGATCACCGGCGGCCGGCTCGGTGACCTCTTCGGTCACCGGCGCACGTTCGTCGCGGGGCTGCTCGCCTTCGCCGTCACCTCGCTGCTGTGCGGCATCGCGGTGAGCCCGGCCCAGCTGGTGGGCGCGCGGCTGCTGCAGGGCTTCGCCGGGGCGGTGATGGTGCCACAGGTGCTCGCGACGATCACCGCGTCGTTCCCGGCGCACGCCCGGGGCCGGGCGATGGCCTGGTACGGCGTGGCCGGCGGCTCGGCCTCGGTCGCCGGCCAGGTCCTCGGCGGGCTGCTGCTGGACGCCGACGTCCTCGGGCTGGGCTGGCGCGTCCTGTTCCTGGTCAACGTGCCGGTCGGCGTGGTCGCGGCGGCGCTGGCGGTGCGGTACCTGCCCGCGGTGCGCCCCGCCCGCCGGGCCCGGCTGGACCTGCCCGGCGCGGGCGGCGTGGCCCTGACGCTGGGCCTGGTGCTCGTCCCCCTCGCCATGGGGCGCACCGCCGGGTGGCCTGCCTGGACATGGCTGTGCCTGGGCGCCGCCGTGCCGGTGGGCGCGGCGACCGTGTACTGGCAGCGGGTCCTGGCCGCCCGCGGCGGCGCCCCGGTCCTCGACCTCTCGCTGTTCCGCGAGGGGTCCTATCTGGCCGGCGTGGTGGCCCAGGCCGCGTTCATGGCGTACTGGGCGAGCCTGATGTTCACCCTGACACTGCTGCTCCAGGGCGGTTACGGGCTCGGGCCCTTCGAGGCGGGGCTCGCCTTCGCGCCCACCGGCGTCTGCTTCGCGGGCAGTTCGCTGCTCTCCCGCCCGCTGGTGCAGCGTTACGGTCTGCGCGTCCTGCAACTGGGCAGCGTCGTCACGGTGACCGGCCTGTCGGCGCTCACCCTCGTACTCGCCCTCCGGCCGGACCGCGGGGCGCTGCTCTGGGTGGTCCTGACCATGGCGGTGGCCGGTGTGGGCAACGGGCTCACGTTCCCGCAGCTGATCGGCGCCTCCCTGGTACGGGTGCCGGCGCGGCGGGCCGGCACCGGCGCCGGGGTGCTCACCACGGCCCAGCAGTTCGGCGGCGCCGCCGGTGTGGCGATCCTCGGAACGGCCTTCTTCGCGCTGGCCGGGCCCGCGCCGGACACCGCCGGCCACGCCCGTGCCGCCATGTGGACCACGCTGGTCTCGGTCGTCCTGACCTGCGTGGTCACGGTGCTGACCGTGGTCCTGCGGCGCGCGGCCGACCGCGCGGCGCGGGAGGACAAGGCGGCGGACGGCTGA
- a CDS encoding amino acid permease, which yields MSTETVQENAHRPPDGGKAETAQDAGDAGYSKGLKGRHINMIAIGGAIGTGLFLGAGGRLASAGPALAVAYAVCGLFAFFVVRALGELVLHRPSSGSFVSYAREFLGEKGAYVAGWMYVVNWSTTGIADITAIALYTHYWSLFTAVPQWVMALIALAVVLSINLISVKIFGELEFWFAIIKVAALVVFMFIGIFLLATQHPVGGSTPGLSLITDHGGFFPTGLLPVVIVLQGVVFAYSAVELVGVTAGETSEPEKVVPKAVNSIMWRVGVFYVGSVILLALLLPWNKYTGSESPFVTVLSNVGVPAAGDVMNLVVLTAAMSSLNSGLYSTGRILRSMSMAGSAPKFAGLMNRNQVPYGGIMLTSAVCVLGVGLNYWLPGKAFEIVLNIAALGIISTWCTIMICHMVFVRRSRAGLVQRPRFQLPGTPVTDIATIVFLVGVIVLMAFDSEGVGRQTVMLVPVIGAALVVGWFAVRGRVSRIAAEREQAAAGRGTLDKG from the coding sequence GTGAGCACGGAAACCGTCCAGGAGAACGCCCACAGGCCACCGGACGGGGGGAAGGCCGAGACCGCGCAGGACGCGGGCGACGCCGGATACAGCAAAGGCCTCAAGGGCCGGCACATCAACATGATCGCGATCGGTGGCGCGATCGGCACCGGCCTGTTCCTGGGCGCGGGCGGCCGGCTCGCCTCCGCCGGTCCCGCGCTGGCCGTCGCGTACGCCGTCTGCGGCCTCTTCGCGTTCTTCGTCGTACGGGCCCTGGGCGAACTGGTGCTGCACCGCCCGTCGTCGGGCTCGTTCGTCTCGTACGCCCGCGAGTTCCTGGGGGAGAAGGGCGCCTACGTCGCGGGCTGGATGTACGTCGTCAACTGGTCCACGACCGGTATCGCCGACATCACCGCCATCGCGCTCTACACCCACTACTGGAGCCTGTTCACCGCCGTCCCGCAGTGGGTGATGGCGCTGATCGCGCTCGCGGTGGTGCTGAGCATCAACCTCATCTCGGTAAAGATCTTCGGCGAGCTGGAGTTCTGGTTCGCGATCATCAAGGTCGCGGCGCTGGTCGTCTTCATGTTCATCGGGATCTTCCTGCTGGCCACCCAGCACCCGGTCGGCGGCAGCACCCCGGGCCTGAGCCTGATCACCGACCACGGCGGCTTCTTCCCGACCGGTCTGCTGCCCGTGGTGATCGTGCTGCAGGGCGTGGTCTTCGCCTACTCCGCCGTCGAACTGGTCGGCGTCACCGCCGGTGAGACCAGCGAGCCGGAGAAGGTCGTCCCCAAGGCCGTGAACTCGATCATGTGGCGGGTCGGCGTCTTCTACGTCGGCTCGGTCATCCTGCTCGCGCTGCTGCTGCCGTGGAACAAGTACACCGGCTCCGAGAGCCCCTTCGTGACGGTGCTCTCCAACGTCGGCGTGCCCGCCGCGGGCGACGTGATGAACCTCGTGGTGCTTACCGCCGCCATGTCCAGCCTCAACTCGGGCCTGTACTCGACCGGCCGCATCCTGCGCTCGATGTCGATGGCCGGCTCGGCGCCGAAGTTCGCCGGACTGATGAACCGCAACCAGGTGCCCTACGGCGGCATCATGCTCACCTCCGCGGTGTGCGTGCTGGGCGTCGGCCTCAACTACTGGCTGCCCGGCAAGGCGTTCGAGATCGTGCTCAACATCGCGGCACTCGGCATCATCAGCACCTGGTGCACGATCATGATCTGTCACATGGTCTTCGTCCGCCGCTCCCGCGCGGGCCTGGTGCAGCGCCCCCGATTCCAGCTGCCGGGCACGCCCGTCACCGACATCGCGACCATCGTCTTCCTGGTCGGTGTCATCGTCCTGATGGCCTTCGACAGCGAGGGCGTGGGACGCCAGACCGTGATGCTGGTGCCGGTCATCGGCGCGGCGCTGGTCGTCGGCTGGTTCGCGGTCCGCGGCCGGGTGAGCCGGATCGCGGCCGAGCGCGAGCAGGCCGCGGCGGGCCGGGGCACGCTCGACAAGGGCTGA
- a CDS encoding MerR family transcriptional regulator, which yields MATGTGEEPTLTVDELAARAGVTVRTVRFYSTRGLLPPPAIGPRRVGRYGAAHLSRLALIEELQHHGMTLAAIERYLARLPDDLSEHDLAIHRALVASWSPDSAEEATRAQLERRAGRELSEDDIDRLAAMDVLERTAEPDAFRVDPAVLHLGIRLLDVPVSLETLLAARTVVQDHTRSAARELTRLFHDEVWGPYRERESDPEQVESMKSLSAHMQPMVVQALVTAFQRSMREELRATYAEE from the coding sequence ATGGCCACCGGGACCGGGGAAGAACCGACGCTGACCGTCGACGAGTTGGCCGCCCGCGCCGGGGTGACCGTGCGGACCGTCCGCTTCTACAGCACCCGCGGGCTGCTGCCCCCGCCCGCGATCGGCCCGCGCCGGGTCGGCCGGTACGGTGCCGCCCACCTGTCCCGGCTCGCGCTGATCGAGGAACTCCAGCACCACGGCATGACGCTGGCCGCCATCGAGCGCTACCTCGCCCGGCTGCCCGACGACCTGAGCGAACACGACCTGGCCATCCACCGCGCGCTGGTGGCCTCCTGGTCGCCGGACTCCGCCGAGGAGGCCACCCGGGCCCAGCTGGAGCGCCGCGCGGGCCGGGAGCTGAGCGAGGACGACATCGACCGGCTGGCGGCGATGGACGTCCTGGAGCGGACCGCGGAGCCCGACGCGTTCCGGGTCGACCCGGCCGTCCTGCACCTGGGCATCCGGCTGCTGGACGTCCCCGTATCGCTGGAGACGCTGCTCGCCGCCCGCACCGTCGTCCAGGACCACACCCGTTCGGCGGCGCGCGAGCTGACCCGGCTCTTCCACGACGAGGTGTGGGGCCCCTACCGGGAACGCGAGTCGGACCCGGAGCAGGTGGAGTCGATGAAGTCGCTCTCCGCGCACATGCAGCCGATGGTGGTGCAGGCGCTGGTGACGGCCTTCCAGCGGTCGATGCGCGAGGAACTGCGGGCGACGTACGCCGAGGAGTGA
- a CDS encoding ATP-binding protein, with the protein MEGRTVSRAEAADLLGRQEDHFWEFKSARSGGAVVQVIAAALANAEGGEFMVGIEDPRTGQGLARWRGFASLEDANFVQQAMVDQVEPPVPYDIEFLRVEGRTDLGWACLVTVHKSPDVHRTARGEVPQRRGAQSRRLRGTQITDLSLSKGARSYEDQPLRDYGLEELRDEEELHVFLGRYSPRTCAERFLRRQRLVGRDGSLATVAGAVLFAAEPPAVVPKKCSVKIARYETAEQLPDRRHLKAPPTTVDGPARPLIERTLAAVTRIIQSVPVLGPDGSLSPMAYPPEALKEIIVNAVIHRDYNLSDDILISVFDNRVEVRSPGRLPGHMTPDNLLTDRFARNPTIVRLLNKYPDAPNKDIGEGLDTVLSTMKAARLKEPRFFVEANAFVVVLEHTPLARPEELVLRYLRSNPEIPNRIARRITGIASENRMKRVFHRLRDAGQIEPVPGRSGSRAAWRLRQD; encoded by the coding sequence GTGGAAGGGCGCACCGTTTCCCGGGCCGAGGCGGCGGACCTCCTCGGCCGGCAGGAAGACCACTTCTGGGAGTTCAAGAGCGCCCGCAGCGGCGGGGCGGTCGTGCAGGTCATCGCCGCCGCCCTGGCCAACGCCGAGGGCGGCGAGTTCATGGTGGGCATCGAGGACCCGCGCACCGGTCAGGGGCTGGCGCGGTGGCGCGGCTTCGCCTCGCTGGAGGACGCCAACTTCGTCCAGCAGGCCATGGTCGACCAGGTGGAGCCGCCGGTGCCGTACGACATCGAGTTCCTGCGGGTCGAGGGGCGGACGGACTTGGGCTGGGCCTGCCTGGTCACGGTCCACAAGAGCCCGGACGTGCACCGGACGGCGCGGGGCGAGGTGCCGCAGCGGCGCGGCGCCCAGTCGCGGCGGCTGAGGGGCACGCAGATCACCGACCTGTCGCTGTCCAAGGGCGCCCGCTCCTACGAGGACCAGCCGCTGCGCGACTACGGCCTGGAGGAGCTGCGCGACGAGGAGGAACTCCACGTCTTCCTCGGCCGCTACAGCCCCCGCACCTGCGCCGAACGGTTCCTGCGCCGGCAGCGCCTGGTGGGACGCGACGGCAGTCTGGCGACCGTCGCCGGCGCCGTCCTGTTCGCCGCCGAACCGCCCGCCGTCGTACCGAAGAAGTGCTCGGTCAAGATCGCCCGGTACGAGACCGCCGAGCAGTTGCCGGACCGCCGGCACCTGAAGGCGCCGCCGACGACGGTCGACGGGCCGGCGCGGCCGCTGATCGAGCGGACGCTGGCGGCGGTGACCCGGATCATCCAGTCGGTGCCGGTGCTCGGCCCGGACGGCTCGCTGTCGCCGATGGCCTACCCGCCGGAGGCACTGAAGGAGATCATCGTCAACGCGGTGATCCACCGGGACTACAACCTCTCCGACGACATCCTGATCTCGGTCTTCGACAACCGGGTGGAGGTGCGCAGTCCGGGCCGGCTGCCCGGCCACATGACGCCGGACAACCTGCTCACCGACCGCTTCGCCCGCAACCCCACGATCGTGCGGCTGCTGAACAAGTACCCGGACGCCCCCAACAAGGACATCGGGGAGGGACTGGACACGGTGCTGAGCACGATGAAGGCGGCCAGGCTCAAGGAGCCGCGGTTCTTCGTCGAGGCGAACGCTTTCGTGGTGGTGCTGGAACACACGCCCCTCGCCCGGCCGGAAGAACTGGTGCTCCGGTACCTGCGGTCGAACCCGGAGATCCCGAACCGGATCGCGCGCCGGATCACCGGCATCGCCTCCGAGAACCGCATGAAGCGGGTCTTCCACCGGCTGCGCGACGCCGGGCAGATCGAGCCGGTGCCGGGACGGTCGGGGTCGCGGGCCGCGTGGCGGCTCCGGCAGGACTGA
- a CDS encoding 3-hydroxyacyl-CoA dehydrogenase NAD-binding domain-containing protein yields MTESTTIRWEQDETGVVTLVLDDPDQSANTMNEAFKTSLTAVADRLEAERDSVRGVIVTSAKKTFFAGGDLRDLIAVTPEDAQRAFDSGQGIKRDLRRIETLGKPVVAAINGAALGGGYEIALACHHRVALDTRATKIGLPEVTLGLLPAAGGVVRTVRLLGIADALLKVLLQGTQYNAVRARDNGLVHDVAATPEELIGKARAFIDAHPESHQPWDVKGYKIPGGTPAHPKFAANLPAFPANLKKQLNGAPYPAPRNILAAAVEGSQVDFETAQAIEARYFVELVTGQTSKNMIQAFFFDLQAVNSGASRPKDIAPRTVGKVAVLGAGMMGAGIAYACAKAGIEVVLKDVTLEAAEKGKAYSEGLLAKALSRGRTTEAKRDELLARITPTADPQDLAGCDAVIEAVFEDTALKHKVFQEIQHLVAPDALLCSNTSTLPITTLAQGVERDTDFIGLHFFSPVDKMPLVEIIKGERTGDEALARAFDLVRQIRKTPIVVNDSRGFFTSRVIGHFINEGVAMVGEGIEPASVEQAAAQAGYPAKVLSLMDELTLTLPRKIRDETRRAVEAAGGTWREHPADTVIDRMVDEFGRPGRSGGGGFYEYGEDGARAGLWPGLREHFTREGTAIPFRDMQERMLFAEALDTVRCFEEGVLTSVADANIGSILGIGFPGWTGGVLQYINGYEGGLPGFVARARELQAAYGDRFAPPALLVEKAEKGEKFSDA; encoded by the coding sequence ATGACCGAGTCCACCACCATCCGCTGGGAACAGGACGAAACCGGCGTCGTCACCCTCGTCCTCGACGACCCGGACCAGTCGGCCAACACGATGAACGAGGCCTTCAAGACCTCCCTGACGGCCGTCGCCGACCGCCTGGAGGCCGAGCGGGACTCCGTACGCGGCGTCATCGTCACCTCCGCCAAGAAGACCTTCTTCGCCGGCGGCGACCTGCGCGACCTGATCGCCGTCACCCCCGAGGACGCCCAGCGGGCGTTCGACAGCGGCCAGGGCATCAAGCGCGACCTGCGCCGTATCGAGACCCTCGGCAAGCCGGTCGTCGCCGCCATCAACGGCGCGGCCCTCGGCGGCGGTTACGAGATCGCCCTCGCCTGCCACCACCGCGTCGCCCTGGACACCCGCGCCACCAAGATCGGCCTGCCCGAGGTCACGCTCGGCCTGCTCCCGGCGGCCGGCGGCGTGGTCCGTACGGTCCGGCTGCTCGGCATCGCCGACGCGCTGCTGAAGGTGCTGCTCCAGGGCACCCAGTACAACGCCGTACGGGCCCGGGACAACGGCCTGGTCCACGACGTGGCGGCCACCCCGGAGGAACTGATCGGGAAGGCGCGCGCGTTCATCGACGCGCACCCCGAGTCCCACCAGCCCTGGGACGTCAAGGGCTACAAGATCCCCGGCGGCACCCCGGCGCACCCGAAGTTCGCCGCCAACCTCCCCGCCTTCCCCGCCAACCTGAAGAAGCAGCTGAACGGCGCCCCGTACCCGGCCCCGCGCAACATCCTCGCGGCGGCGGTCGAGGGCTCCCAGGTCGACTTCGAGACCGCGCAGGCCATCGAGGCGCGCTACTTCGTGGAGCTGGTCACCGGCCAGACCTCCAAGAACATGATCCAGGCGTTCTTCTTCGACCTCCAGGCCGTCAACTCCGGCGCCAGCCGCCCCAAGGACATCGCGCCGCGCACGGTCGGGAAGGTCGCGGTGCTCGGCGCGGGCATGATGGGCGCCGGCATCGCGTACGCCTGCGCCAAGGCCGGGATCGAGGTCGTCCTGAAGGACGTCACCCTGGAGGCGGCCGAGAAGGGCAAGGCCTATTCGGAAGGACTGCTCGCCAAGGCGCTGAGCCGCGGCCGGACGACCGAGGCCAAGCGGGACGAACTCCTCGCCCGCATCACCCCCACCGCCGACCCGCAGGACCTGGCCGGCTGCGACGCCGTCATCGAGGCCGTCTTCGAGGACACCGCCCTCAAACACAAGGTCTTCCAGGAGATCCAGCACCTCGTCGCCCCCGACGCGCTGCTGTGCTCCAACACCTCCACCCTGCCCATCACCACCCTCGCCCAGGGCGTCGAGCGGGACACCGACTTCATCGGGCTGCACTTCTTCTCGCCCGTCGACAAAATGCCCCTGGTCGAGATCATCAAGGGCGAGCGGACCGGCGACGAGGCGCTGGCCCGCGCCTTCGACCTGGTGCGCCAGATCCGCAAGACCCCCATCGTCGTCAACGACTCGCGCGGCTTCTTCACCTCGCGCGTCATCGGCCACTTCATCAACGAGGGCGTGGCGATGGTCGGCGAAGGCATCGAGCCGGCCTCCGTCGAGCAGGCGGCGGCCCAGGCCGGCTATCCGGCCAAGGTGCTCTCCCTGATGGACGAGCTGACCCTCACCCTGCCGCGCAAGATCCGCGACGAGACCCGGCGGGCGGTCGAGGCGGCCGGCGGCACCTGGCGGGAGCACCCGGCCGACACGGTCATCGACCGCATGGTGGACGAGTTCGGGCGGCCGGGCCGCAGCGGCGGCGGGGGTTTCTACGAGTACGGCGAGGACGGCGCGCGGGCCGGGCTGTGGCCCGGCCTGCGCGAGCACTTCACCCGGGAGGGCACCGCCATCCCGTTCCGCGACATGCAGGAACGGATGCTGTTCGCCGAGGCGCTGGACACCGTCCGCTGCTTCGAGGAAGGTGTGCTCACCTCGGTCGCGGACGCCAACATCGGATCCATCCTGGGCATCGGCTTCCCCGGCTGGACCGGCGGTGTCCTCCAGTACATCAACGGCTACGAGGGCGGCCTGCCCGGCTTCGTGGCCCGCGCCCGCGAACTCCAGGCGGCGTACGGCGACCGGTTCGCGCCGCCCGCACTGCTGGTGGAGAAGGCGGAGAAGGGGGAGAAGTTCAGCGACGCCTGA